Proteins from a genomic interval of Bradyrhizobium sp. G127:
- the mazG gene encoding nucleoside triphosphate pyrophosphohydrolase codes for MPPSQDISRLLEIMAALRTPKTGCPWDLEQTFATIAPYTIEEAYEVADAIARGDLDDLKEELGDLLLQVVFHARMAEEQGAFEFGDVVNAISTKMIRRHPHVFGDRAGQLTPDEVKGLWGRIKAEEKAERAARRGEAPDEKPSLLASVKKSQPALARAMDLQRTASTVGFDWNDPRAVLAKIREEADEIEAALDHGDASHVAEETGDLLFAVVNLARHAKADPEMALRATNAKFERRFAYIERALAARGSSLEKATLAEMDALWNEAKTEG; via the coding sequence ACCGGCTGTCCGTGGGACTTGGAGCAAACGTTTGCGACCATTGCGCCCTACACCATCGAGGAGGCCTATGAGGTTGCCGATGCGATCGCGCGTGGCGATCTCGACGACCTTAAGGAGGAACTCGGCGATCTGCTGCTGCAGGTGGTGTTCCATGCACGTATGGCCGAGGAACAGGGTGCGTTCGAGTTCGGCGACGTGGTCAATGCGATCAGCACTAAGATGATCCGGCGGCACCCACACGTCTTTGGCGACCGGGCCGGACAGCTCACGCCCGACGAGGTCAAAGGCTTGTGGGGGCGCATTAAGGCCGAAGAAAAAGCCGAGCGTGCGGCGCGGCGCGGCGAAGCACCTGACGAAAAGCCAAGCCTGCTGGCAAGCGTGAAGAAGAGCCAGCCGGCTTTGGCGCGCGCGATGGATTTGCAGCGCACGGCATCGACCGTCGGATTCGACTGGAACGATCCGCGTGCGGTGTTGGCGAAAATCCGCGAGGAAGCTGACGAGATCGAAGCGGCGCTGGATCACGGCGATGCCTCTCATGTCGCGGAAGAAACCGGTGACCTGCTGTTCGCGGTGGTCAATCTGGCGCGCCATGCCAAGGCCGATCCGGAAATGGCGCTGCGCGCAACAAATGCCAAATTCGAGCGGCGCTTCGCTTATATCGAACGCGCTCTTGCTGCGCGCGGTTCATCGCTGGAGAAGGCAACACTCGCCGAAATGGATGCGCTCTGGAACGAGGCGAAGACGGAAGGGTAG